In Candidatus Methylomirabilota bacterium, a single genomic region encodes these proteins:
- a CDS encoding alkaline phosphatase family protein — protein MKRKRYVLIPTIFMLLCALTLSGSNTGVANAASPKRPKLVLVLISDGFRADYLDRFGDLFGKGGLKRLMEDGAWFTNAEFKHSTTYTAVGHSAILSGAGPGLSGLPANDWYDRKTDSRVYCVEDSSVKFYAGGKKKIKKHAGSSPRNFNGTTVGDELLLANSFQSKVISISVKDRGAILTGGKLGKSFWYSSSSGKFVTSQYYYKKNPKWLDAFNAQKLAASYFGKEWKLLRPASDYARSARDDRKYETNYKGVGRTFPHKLTSGLEKPGKNYFKMLRFTPFGDKVTLELVKKAVVAEKLGRRGVTDLLSVSFSSVDYVGHAFGPYSVEIQDTVLRLDRTVADLFKFLDNKVGMENVLVVMTADHGMAPIPEYMQELGVDAGRINPKDMAKAIDNALDKAFGPDDWVAAWWNPNVYLNVDTIRKKKLNPTEVENVAARFLLTYPGVANVFTRTQLVNGTVTKSEQGRKMMAAFNVALSGDVFVVQKPYWYLFAAPLQYGTTHGSPYDYDSRVPIIFMGPGVKAGRYATKASVYDIAPTLATLIRVSSPSLSVGRVLHQAFK, from the coding sequence ATGAAGAGAAAACGATACGTGCTCATACCCACAATATTTATGCTCCTTTGCGCGCTCACGCTTTCCGGATCGAATACGGGGGTGGCGAATGCTGCTAGCCCCAAGCGGCCCAAGCTGGTCTTGGTGTTGATCAGCGACGGGTTCCGAGCGGACTACCTGGACCGGTTTGGCGACCTGTTTGGCAAGGGGGGCCTCAAGCGCCTGATGGAGGACGGAGCTTGGTTCACCAACGCCGAATTCAAACACTCCACCACCTACACCGCGGTGGGACATTCGGCAATTCTCTCCGGAGCCGGTCCGGGCCTGAGTGGGCTGCCTGCCAACGACTGGTACGATCGAAAGACAGACAGCCGGGTCTACTGTGTGGAGGACTCTTCCGTCAAATTCTATGCTGGCGGCAAGAAGAAGATCAAGAAGCACGCAGGGAGCTCGCCCCGGAACTTCAACGGGACGACGGTCGGGGATGAGCTTCTCCTGGCCAACAGTTTCCAGTCCAAGGTCATCTCGATCTCCGTCAAGGACCGCGGGGCGATCCTGACCGGGGGCAAGTTGGGCAAGTCATTCTGGTATAGCTCCTCGTCGGGGAAGTTCGTCACCAGCCAGTATTATTATAAGAAAAACCCAAAGTGGTTGGATGCGTTCAATGCCCAGAAGCTGGCCGCCAGCTACTTCGGGAAGGAGTGGAAGCTGCTCCGGCCCGCCAGCGACTACGCCCGCTCCGCCCGGGACGACCGGAAGTACGAGACCAACTACAAGGGGGTGGGCCGCACCTTCCCGCACAAGCTCACCTCGGGACTGGAGAAGCCGGGCAAAAACTACTTCAAGATGCTCCGCTTCACCCCCTTTGGGGACAAGGTCACCCTGGAGCTGGTCAAGAAGGCGGTCGTGGCCGAGAAGCTCGGGCGGCGAGGTGTGACCGACCTGCTCTCGGTGAGCTTTTCCTCCGTGGACTACGTCGGCCACGCCTTTGGACCCTACAGCGTGGAAATCCAGGACACGGTGCTGCGGCTGGACCGGACGGTGGCCGACCTTTTCAAGTTTTTAGACAACAAGGTCGGAATGGAAAACGTCCTGGTCGTGATGACCGCCGACCACGGCATGGCACCCATCCCCGAGTACATGCAGGAGCTCGGGGTGGACGCCGGGCGGATTAACCCCAAAGACATGGCCAAGGCCATCGATAATGCCCTGGACAAGGCCTTTGGTCCCGACGACTGGGTCGCGGCCTGGTGGAACCCGAACGTCTATCTGAACGTGGACACGATCCGCAAAAAAAAGCTCAACCCCACGGAGGTCGAGAATGTGGCCGCCCGGTTCCTCCTGACCTATCCCGGAGTGGCCAACGTCTTTACCCGGACCCAACTGGTGAATGGAACGGTCACCAAATCGGAACAGGGCCGGAAGATGATGGCGGCCTTCAACGTGGCACTGAGCGGAGATGTCTTCGTTGTCCAGAAGCCCTACTGGTACCTCTTTGCGGCGCCACTGCAGTACGGGACGACCCACGGCTCCCCGTACGACTATGACAGCCGGGTCCCCATCATTTTCATGGGGCCAGGTGTGAAAGCGGGGCGCTACGCCACGAAGGCATCGGTCTATGATATCGCACCGACCCTGGCTACGCTCATCCGGGTGAGTTCCCCGAGCCTCAGCGTGGGCCGGGTGCTGCACCAGGCGTTTAAGTAA